From a region of the Octopus sinensis linkage group LG18, ASM634580v1, whole genome shotgun sequence genome:
- the LOC115221785 gene encoding oxidative stress-induced growth inhibitor 2-like isoform X2 — protein MLHPDADHGALNPSLLTWVYDRQHEIPHLVLGKWSPGGSWQQMDGNLQTISISNWMELPSLPLQKWLNKKKTSVSEKNRKDNRATVADVRNYYCDFLKEKNIYKNFRNGYLVSSVQKVLDTCEGIDCESGEAMPCCQNVKADHKFLWEVRGHKVDTKRRDGQEPFPHEDFCFQSNSVVLATGTTDLPNRLGTTGENLPYVVHSLKAFEQMITKKEIASDSDPVVVVGAGLSAADAILMALENDISVAHVFRVSPNDSSLVFKKLPLSMYPEYHRVYSLMKGKEVNDLYKPYSRHQVEDLQKDNKVLIKCLKNSCNISTLNTSLAVVLIGAKPNLAFLPQEGKYLGTIEKQSIDSKHNPIQVDPFSYEAIKEPGMYAMGPLMGDNFVRFAIGGSLGITNHLIMKAQGK, from the exons ATGTTACACCCAGACGCTGATCATGGGGCACTAAATCCCTCTCTGCTGACATGGGTATATGACAGACAGCATGAAATCCCACACCTTGTTCTAGGAAAATGGTCACCCGGTGGTTCATGGCAG CAAATGGATGGAAACCTACAGACTATCAGCATTAGTAACTGGATGGAACTACCATCTTTGCCTTTACAGAAATggctaaacaaaaagaaaacctc ggTGTCTGAAAAAAACAGGAAAGACAATCGTGCAACAGTTGCAGATGTCCGCAACTATTATTgcgattttttaaaagaaaagaacatttaCAAGAATTTCCGCAATGGTTATTTAGTTAGTTCTGTGCAGAAAGTTCTGGACACTTGTGAAGGAATTGATTGTGAGAGTGGAGAAGCAATGCCTTGCTGTCAAAATGTTAAAGCAGACCATAAATTTTTATGGGAAGTACGTGGACATAAAGTGGATACAAAACGACGTGATGGCCAGGAACCTTTTCCACACGAGGACTTTTGTTTCCAAAGCAACTCAGTAGTTTTAGCTACAGGTACGACGGACCTACCTAACCGATTAGGTACCACTGGGGAAAATCTGCCTTATGTGGTACACTCCCTTAAAGCTTTTGAACAAATGATTACAAAAAAAGAGATTGCAAGTGACTCtgatcctgttgttgttgttggtgctggccTATCTGCTGCTGATGCTATTTTGATGGCTCTCGAAAATGACATCTCTGTTGCTCATGTATTTCGTGTCAGTCCAAATGATTCATCTCTGGTTTTCAAAAAGTTACCTCTAAGCATGTACCCTGAATATCACAGAGTATACTCTCTTATGAAAGGTAAAGAAGTGAATGACCTTTATAAACCATATTCCAGGCATCAGGTTGAAGATCTGCAGAAAGACAACAAAGTACTGATAAAGTGTCTTAAAAACAGCTGCAACATAAGTACCCTGAATACCTCCTTGGCTGTTGTATTGATTGGTGCAAAACCTAACTTAGCATTCCTGCCACAAGAAGGGAAATATCTAGGCACCATTGAAAAACAATCTATTGACAGTAAACATAATCCCATCCAAGTGGACCCTTTTTCTTATGAAGCAATCAAAGAGCCTGGAATGTATGCCATGGGACCATTGATGGGCGATAATTTTGTACGTTTTGCAATTGGGGGTTCATTAGGGATCACAAATCATTTAATAATGAAAGCTCagggaaaataa
- the LOC115221785 gene encoding oxidative stress-induced growth inhibitor 2-like isoform X1, with the protein MPPFDLKGCDITNQPKVYEVIIIGNGPSAICLSFLLSGYRPYYNGLPHSVPFLEEKLKGLKGKSVVESDLYDLAQGLEGRSLNPVAVLFDHMLHPDADHGALNPSLLTWVYDRQHEIPHLVLGKWSPGGSWQQMDGNLQTISISNWMELPSLPLQKWLNKKKTSVSEKNRKDNRATVADVRNYYCDFLKEKNIYKNFRNGYLVSSVQKVLDTCEGIDCESGEAMPCCQNVKADHKFLWEVRGHKVDTKRRDGQEPFPHEDFCFQSNSVVLATGTTDLPNRLGTTGENLPYVVHSLKAFEQMITKKEIASDSDPVVVVGAGLSAADAILMALENDISVAHVFRVSPNDSSLVFKKLPLSMYPEYHRVYSLMKGKEVNDLYKPYSRHQVEDLQKDNKVLIKCLKNSCNISTLNTSLAVVLIGAKPNLAFLPQEGKYLGTIEKQSIDSKHNPIQVDPFSYEAIKEPGMYAMGPLMGDNFVRFAIGGSLGITNHLIMKAQGK; encoded by the exons ATGCCACCTTTTGATCTGAAAGGCTGTGatataaccaaccaaccaaaggTTTATGAAGTAATAATAATTG gaAATGGACCTTCTGCAATTTGTTTATCTTTCCTTCTGTCTGGATACCGTCCTTACTACAATGGATTGCCTCATTCAGTGCCATTCTTAGAAGAAAAACTCAAAGGTTTAAAAGGGAAATCAGTTGTTGAATCC gATTTATATGATTTGGCCCAAGGACTTGAAGGACGTTCACTGAACCCTGTTGCTGTTTTATTTGATCATATGTTACACCCAGACGCTGATCATGGGGCACTAAATCCCTCTCTGCTGACATGGGTATATGACAGACAGCATGAAATCCCACACCTTGTTCTAGGAAAATGGTCACCCGGTGGTTCATGGCAG CAAATGGATGGAAACCTACAGACTATCAGCATTAGTAACTGGATGGAACTACCATCTTTGCCTTTACAGAAATggctaaacaaaaagaaaacctc ggTGTCTGAAAAAAACAGGAAAGACAATCGTGCAACAGTTGCAGATGTCCGCAACTATTATTgcgattttttaaaagaaaagaacatttaCAAGAATTTCCGCAATGGTTATTTAGTTAGTTCTGTGCAGAAAGTTCTGGACACTTGTGAAGGAATTGATTGTGAGAGTGGAGAAGCAATGCCTTGCTGTCAAAATGTTAAAGCAGACCATAAATTTTTATGGGAAGTACGTGGACATAAAGTGGATACAAAACGACGTGATGGCCAGGAACCTTTTCCACACGAGGACTTTTGTTTCCAAAGCAACTCAGTAGTTTTAGCTACAGGTACGACGGACCTACCTAACCGATTAGGTACCACTGGGGAAAATCTGCCTTATGTGGTACACTCCCTTAAAGCTTTTGAACAAATGATTACAAAAAAAGAGATTGCAAGTGACTCtgatcctgttgttgttgttggtgctggccTATCTGCTGCTGATGCTATTTTGATGGCTCTCGAAAATGACATCTCTGTTGCTCATGTATTTCGTGTCAGTCCAAATGATTCATCTCTGGTTTTCAAAAAGTTACCTCTAAGCATGTACCCTGAATATCACAGAGTATACTCTCTTATGAAAGGTAAAGAAGTGAATGACCTTTATAAACCATATTCCAGGCATCAGGTTGAAGATCTGCAGAAAGACAACAAAGTACTGATAAAGTGTCTTAAAAACAGCTGCAACATAAGTACCCTGAATACCTCCTTGGCTGTTGTATTGATTGGTGCAAAACCTAACTTAGCATTCCTGCCACAAGAAGGGAAATATCTAGGCACCATTGAAAAACAATCTATTGACAGTAAACATAATCCCATCCAAGTGGACCCTTTTTCTTATGAAGCAATCAAAGAGCCTGGAATGTATGCCATGGGACCATTGATGGGCGATAATTTTGTACGTTTTGCAATTGGGGGTTCATTAGGGATCACAAATCATTTAATAATGAAAGCTCagggaaaataa